In a genomic window of Flammeovirga agarivorans:
- a CDS encoding thymidylate synthase, whose protein sequence is MKQYHDLLKRILEEGAEKGDRTGTGTRSVFGHQMRFDLSEGFPVLTTKKLHLRSIIHELLWFLKGDTNVAYLQENGVRIWNEWADENGELGPVYGKQWRSWTNTDGEVIDQISWLINEIKTNPNSRRLVISAWNVGELSKMALMPCHALFQFYVADGKLSCQLYQRSADVFLGVPFNIASYALLTVMIAQVCDLEPGDFVHTLGDAHLYNNHIEQAELQLTRDFRPLPTMSINPEIKDIFGFKYEDFKLEGYDPHPHIKAEVSV, encoded by the coding sequence ATGAAACAATACCACGATTTACTCAAACGTATTTTAGAAGAAGGAGCGGAGAAAGGAGATAGAACGGGTACAGGTACTAGATCTGTATTTGGTCATCAAATGCGTTTTGACCTTTCGGAAGGATTTCCTGTATTAACAACTAAAAAGCTTCACTTACGCTCAATCATTCATGAGTTATTGTGGTTTTTGAAAGGAGACACAAACGTCGCTTACCTTCAAGAAAATGGTGTGAGAATTTGGAACGAATGGGCAGATGAAAATGGTGAGTTGGGACCAGTTTATGGGAAACAATGGAGATCATGGACCAATACAGATGGTGAAGTGATCGATCAAATTTCTTGGTTAATTAATGAGATTAAAACCAACCCTAACTCAAGACGTCTAGTGATTTCTGCATGGAATGTTGGAGAACTTTCTAAAATGGCCTTAATGCCTTGTCATGCTCTTTTCCAATTCTATGTGGCAGATGGTAAACTATCTTGTCAGTTATATCAGAGAAGTGCAGATGTATTTTTAGGAGTACCGTTTAATATTGCTTCATATGCCTTGCTTACTGTTATGATTGCACAAGTTTGTGATTTAGAACCAGGAGACTTTGTTCATACCTTAGGTGATGCACACTTGTATAACAACCATATAGAACAAGCAGAGTTGCAATTGACAAGAGACTTTAGACCTCTACCAACCATGTCGATTAATCCTGAAATTAAAGATATTTTTGGTTTTAAATATGAAGATTTTAAACTAGAAGGATACGATCCTCATCCTCATATTAAAGCAGAAGTGTCTGTATAG